A region of Streptomyces sp. R44 DNA encodes the following proteins:
- a CDS encoding NAD kinase — translation MSSTAAAPSGTTRTVFLLAHTGRPAAVRSAELVVLGLLRSGIGVRVLEAEAADLPLPPSVEKVPEACSDALDGCELLVVLGGDGTLLRGAEFSRASGVPMLGVNLGRVGFLAEAERDDLDKVVDRVVTKAYEVEERMTLDVVVYENGDVLHRDWALNEAAVQKVSPERMLEVVLAIDGRPVTGFGCDGVICATPTGSTAYAFSAGGPVVWPEVEALLMVPIGAHALFAKPLITTPQSVLAVEVEPHTPHGVLWCDGRRTVELPAGARVEVRRGAVPVRLARLHHASFTDRLVAKFALPVSGWRGAPH, via the coding sequence TTGAGCTCAACGGCAGCAGCACCATCGGGAACAACACGCACCGTCTTCCTGCTCGCGCACACCGGCCGGCCGGCCGCCGTGCGCAGCGCCGAACTGGTCGTCCTGGGGCTGCTGCGCAGCGGCATCGGCGTCCGCGTCCTGGAGGCCGAGGCCGCGGACCTGCCGCTGCCGCCGTCCGTCGAGAAGGTGCCGGAGGCCTGCTCCGACGCGCTCGACGGCTGTGAACTCCTCGTCGTCCTCGGCGGCGACGGCACCCTGCTGCGCGGCGCCGAGTTCTCCCGCGCCTCCGGCGTGCCCATGCTCGGCGTCAACCTGGGGCGCGTCGGCTTCCTCGCGGAGGCCGAGCGCGACGACCTCGACAAGGTCGTCGACCGGGTCGTCACCAAGGCGTACGAGGTCGAGGAGCGGATGACGCTCGACGTCGTCGTGTACGAGAACGGCGACGTCCTGCACCGCGACTGGGCGCTCAACGAGGCCGCCGTGCAGAAGGTCTCGCCCGAGCGGATGCTGGAGGTCGTCCTCGCGATCGACGGCCGCCCGGTCACCGGCTTCGGCTGCGACGGGGTGATCTGCGCGACACCCACCGGCTCCACCGCGTACGCCTTCTCGGCGGGCGGGCCGGTCGTCTGGCCCGAGGTCGAGGCGCTGCTCATGGTCCCGATCGGGGCCCACGCCCTCTTCGCCAAGCCGCTGATCACCACCCCCCAGTCGGTGCTCGCCGTCGAGGTCGAGCCGCACACCCCGCACGGGGTGCTGTGGTGCGACGGGCGGCGGACCGTGGAACTCCCGGCGGGCGCGCGCGTCGAGGTACGGCGGGGCGCCGTGCCCGTGCGGCTCGCCCGACTGCACCACGCCTCCTTCACCGACCGGCTCGTCGCCAAGTTCGCCCTGCCCGTGTCGGGGTGGCGGGGCGCACCGCACTGA
- a CDS encoding HAD hydrolase-like protein, with translation MRNGQGRHEGGRKHPGGSAVALSEAYDTALLDLDGVVYAGGEAVPHAVEALGAARAGGMHLAYVTNNALRTPGEVAEHLTELGVPAEAGDVVTSAQAAARMIADDLPAGSRVLVVGGEGLRVALRERGLVPVDSADDDPAAVVQGYGGPGMPWARFAEAAYAVGRGVPWYASNTDLTIPGARGIGPGNGAAVEVVRIATGHRFEPKVAGKPLPPMHRETVLRTGAERPLVVGDRLDTDIEGAFNGGVDSLLVLTGVTDVAQLLAAVPEHRPTYVAADLRGLLTGQPEVVEDGDGGFVCGGWRASVSGGELVLDGTPGDGADVMDGVRALCGAAWSVADAPGGGVPDAGKVLALLGV, from the coding sequence GTGCGGAACGGCCAGGGACGGCACGAAGGCGGCAGGAAGCACCCCGGGGGCAGCGCCGTCGCGCTGAGCGAGGCGTACGACACGGCGCTGCTGGACCTGGACGGTGTCGTGTACGCGGGCGGGGAGGCCGTGCCGCACGCCGTGGAGGCGCTCGGGGCGGCCCGGGCCGGCGGAATGCATCTGGCGTACGTCACCAACAACGCGCTGCGGACGCCCGGTGAGGTGGCCGAGCACCTGACGGAGCTCGGGGTGCCGGCGGAGGCCGGGGACGTGGTCACTTCGGCGCAGGCGGCGGCCCGGATGATCGCGGACGACCTGCCGGCCGGGTCCCGGGTGCTGGTCGTCGGCGGCGAGGGGCTGCGCGTGGCGCTGCGCGAGCGGGGTCTCGTGCCGGTGGACTCGGCGGACGACGACCCGGCGGCGGTCGTGCAGGGGTACGGGGGTCCGGGGATGCCGTGGGCGCGGTTCGCGGAGGCGGCGTACGCGGTGGGGCGCGGGGTGCCGTGGTACGCCTCCAACACGGATCTGACGATTCCCGGGGCGCGGGGGATCGGGCCGGGGAACGGGGCGGCGGTGGAGGTCGTACGGATCGCGACCGGGCACCGCTTCGAGCCGAAGGTCGCGGGGAAGCCGCTGCCGCCGATGCACCGCGAGACGGTGCTGCGGACGGGGGCCGAGCGGCCACTGGTGGTCGGGGACCGGCTGGACACGGACATCGAGGGGGCGTTCAACGGCGGGGTCGACTCGCTGCTCGTGCTGACCGGGGTGACGGACGTGGCGCAGCTGCTCGCGGCCGTGCCCGAGCACCGGCCGACGTATGTGGCGGCCGATCTGCGGGGGCTGCTCACGGGCCAGCCCGAGGTCGTCGAGGATGGCGACGGGGGTTTCGTGTGCGGGGGGTGGCGGGCCTCCGTGAGCGGCGGTGAGCTCGTCCTCGACGGCACGCCGGGCGACGGGGCGGACGTGATGGACGGGGTGCGGGCGCTGTGCGGGGCCGCGTGGTCCGTGGCGGACGCGCCCGGTGGTGGTGTGCCGGACGCGGGGAAGGTGCTTGCGCTGCTGGGGGTGTGA
- a CDS encoding SCP2 sterol-binding domain-containing protein — protein MATITECRGALDRLSDNLARADEGVRGAAALDRSLSCHITDLDTTFTGRLADGRIRVDGTVDGPPPAKAQIRLAMTGDDLVAMVAGELNFAKAWAAGRVRLEAGFRDLLRLRSLL, from the coding sequence ATGGCGACGATCACGGAGTGCCGCGGCGCACTGGACAGACTTTCGGACAATCTCGCGCGGGCGGACGAGGGCGTGCGTGGCGCGGCCGCGCTCGACCGCAGCCTGAGCTGCCACATCACGGACCTGGACACGACGTTCACGGGCCGTCTCGCGGACGGCCGGATCCGGGTGGACGGGACGGTGGACGGCCCGCCGCCGGCGAAGGCGCAGATCCGGCTCGCCATGACCGGCGACGACCTGGTGGCGATGGTGGCCGGCGAGCTGAACTTCGCGAAGGCCTGGGCCGCGGGCCGGGTCAGACTGGAGGCCGGCTTCCGCGACCTCCTGCGGCTGCGCTCGCTCCTGTAG
- a CDS encoding TlyA family RNA methyltransferase, translated as MAGPARRRLDAELVRRKLARSREHASQLIAAGRVTVGKTVATKPATQVETAAAIVVAQDDSDPDYVSRGGHKLAGAFAAFVPQGLVVGGRRALDAGASTGGFTDVLLRTGAAHVVAVDVGYGQLAWSLQSDERVTVKDRTNVRELTLDAIDGIPVDLVVGDLSFIPLGLVLPALAACTAPGADLVLMVKPQFEVGKERLGTGGVVRSAELRADAVKNVARQAGELGLGVLGVTASPLPGPSGNVEYFLWLRAGAPALDPADVDRAVAEGPR; from the coding sequence GTGGCAGGACCGGCACGCCGCCGTCTCGACGCCGAGCTGGTACGGCGCAAGCTCGCGCGCTCGCGCGAGCACGCCAGCCAGCTGATCGCCGCGGGCCGGGTGACCGTCGGCAAGACCGTCGCCACCAAGCCCGCCACCCAGGTCGAGACCGCCGCGGCCATCGTCGTCGCCCAGGACGACTCCGACCCCGACTACGTCTCGCGCGGCGGCCACAAGCTCGCCGGGGCCTTCGCCGCCTTCGTGCCGCAGGGGCTCGTGGTCGGGGGACGGCGCGCCCTGGACGCCGGAGCCTCCACGGGCGGCTTCACCGACGTCCTGCTGCGCACGGGCGCCGCCCATGTCGTCGCCGTCGACGTCGGCTACGGACAGCTCGCCTGGTCGCTGCAGAGCGACGAGCGCGTCACCGTGAAGGACCGCACGAACGTACGCGAGTTGACGCTCGACGCCATCGACGGCATCCCGGTCGACCTCGTCGTCGGCGACCTGTCGTTCATCCCGCTCGGTCTCGTCCTGCCCGCCCTCGCCGCCTGCACGGCGCCCGGGGCCGACCTCGTCCTCATGGTCAAGCCGCAGTTCGAGGTGGGCAAGGAGCGGCTCGGCACGGGCGGCGTCGTACGGTCCGCCGAGCTCCGCGCGGACGCCGTGAAGAACGTCGCCCGGCAGGCCGGCGAGCTCGGCCTGGGCGTCCTCGGCGTCACCGCGAGCCCGCTGCCCGGCCCCTCCGGCAACGTCGAGTACTTTCTGTGGCTGCGGGCAGGCGCGCCCGCGCTGGATCCGGCGGACGTCGACCGCGCCGTGGCGGAGGGACCTCGTTGA
- a CDS encoding glycosyltransferase family 4 protein: MTQLRTVQVLGGGGAGSSAHVRSLASGLVARGVRVTVCAPAELDRAYDYLGAGAHFVPLPRLGDPATVTALRNACIGADVVHAHGLQASVRAALALTGGTRTPLVTTWHSRNHVDGARGGVLRLLERKTARAATVVLGTSSELVDRARRRGARDARLAPVTVPAARGPVCLHDGKARAELGAVDRPLLMAVGALERGRGYRTLLDAARLWRGLDPEPLLVIAGEGRERAFLQRRIVEERLSVRLIGRRDDVAELLAAADVAVLPSRWEARSLLAQEALRLGVPLVATAVGGVPELVGDAAELVPYGDAGALAGAVRGLLEDADRRMDLAAAGRVQAGSWPTEDDTVAHVLSVYDELSGR; this comes from the coding sequence GTGACACAGCTCCGTACGGTCCAAGTGCTGGGCGGCGGCGGCGCGGGCAGCAGCGCGCACGTCCGATCACTTGCCTCGGGGCTGGTGGCGAGGGGCGTGCGGGTGACCGTGTGCGCCCCGGCCGAACTCGACCGCGCATACGACTACCTGGGCGCCGGCGCGCACTTCGTGCCGTTGCCGCGCCTCGGCGACCCCGCGACCGTCACCGCGCTCCGCAACGCCTGCATCGGCGCCGACGTGGTCCACGCGCACGGCCTCCAGGCCTCCGTACGGGCCGCGCTCGCGCTGACCGGCGGCACCCGGACCCCGCTCGTGACCACCTGGCACAGCCGCAACCACGTCGACGGGGCGCGGGGCGGGGTGCTGCGGCTCCTCGAACGGAAGACCGCGCGGGCCGCGACCGTCGTCCTCGGCACCTCCTCCGAACTCGTCGACCGGGCCCGGCGGCGCGGGGCCCGGGACGCCCGTCTCGCGCCCGTCACCGTGCCCGCCGCGCGCGGGCCCGTCTGCCTCCACGACGGCAAGGCCCGCGCCGAACTCGGCGCCGTCGACCGGCCCCTGCTCATGGCCGTCGGGGCGCTCGAACGCGGCCGGGGGTACCGGACGCTGCTCGACGCGGCGCGGTTGTGGCGGGGACTCGATCCGGAGCCGCTGCTCGTCATCGCCGGGGAAGGGCGTGAACGGGCCTTCCTGCAACGGCGGATCGTCGAGGAACGGCTCTCCGTGCGGCTCATCGGGCGGCGGGACGACGTCGCCGAGCTGCTCGCCGCCGCCGACGTCGCGGTCCTCCCCTCGCGGTGGGAGGCCCGCTCCCTGCTCGCGCAGGAGGCGCTCCGGCTCGGGGTGCCGCTCGTCGCGACGGCCGTCGGCGGCGTACCGGAACTCGTCGGCGACGCGGCGGAGCTGGTGCCGTACGGGGACGCGGGGGCCCTGGCGGGGGCGGTCCGGGGGCTGTTGGAGGACGCGGACCGCCGGATGGACCTGGCGGCGGCGGGGCGGGTGCAGGCGGGGTCCTGGCCTACGGAGGACGACACGGTGGCGCATGTGCTGTCGGTGTACGACGAGTTGTCGGGGCGGTAG
- a CDS encoding ABC transporter ATP-binding protein, with protein MDGRQQRLSAESVTLAYEQRVIARELSVAIPDNSFTVIVGPNACGKSTLLRALSRMLKPSEGRVLLDGQSIHTMPAKKVAKTLGLLPQTSVAPDGITVADLVARGRYPHQGLLRQWSPEDERIVRESMESTGVAELAGRYVDELSGGQRQRVWIAMALAQQTPLLLLDEPTTYLDIQHQIDVLDLCAELHETRGRTLVAVLHDLNHAARYATHLIAVRDGEVVAEGPPSEIVTADLVERVFGLRCQVIDDPETGTPLVVPAGRKARGRAAVPAQAEEPADQEPALRK; from the coding sequence ATGGACGGTCGGCAGCAGCGCCTGAGCGCGGAATCGGTGACCCTGGCGTACGAGCAGCGGGTCATCGCCCGCGAGCTGTCCGTCGCGATCCCCGACAACTCGTTCACCGTCATCGTCGGCCCCAACGCCTGCGGCAAGTCGACCCTCCTTCGCGCGCTCTCCCGGATGCTGAAGCCGAGCGAGGGCCGCGTCCTGCTCGACGGGCAGTCGATCCACACGATGCCCGCCAAGAAGGTCGCCAAGACCCTCGGGCTGCTGCCCCAGACCTCCGTGGCCCCCGACGGCATCACCGTCGCCGACCTCGTCGCGCGCGGCCGCTACCCGCACCAGGGGCTGCTGCGCCAGTGGTCCCCGGAGGACGAGCGGATCGTCCGGGAGTCGATGGAGTCCACCGGTGTCGCCGAGCTCGCCGGGCGGTACGTGGACGAGCTCTCGGGCGGGCAGCGCCAGCGTGTCTGGATCGCCATGGCGCTCGCCCAGCAGACCCCGCTGCTGCTGCTGGACGAGCCCACCACCTACCTCGACATCCAGCACCAGATCGACGTCCTCGACCTGTGCGCCGAGCTGCACGAGACGCGGGGGCGGACGCTCGTCGCCGTCCTCCACGACCTCAACCACGCGGCCCGGTACGCGACCCATCTCATCGCCGTCCGCGACGGCGAGGTCGTCGCCGAGGGCCCGCCGTCGGAGATCGTGACCGCCGATCTCGTCGAGCGGGTCTTCGGGCTGCGCTGCCAGGTCATCGACGACCCCGAGACGGGGACGCCGCTGGTCGTACCGGCCGGGCGGAAGGCGCGCGGCCGCGCGGCCGTGCCGGCGCAGGCCGAGGAGCCGGCCGACCAGGAGCCCGCGCTGCGGAAGTGA
- the recN gene encoding DNA repair protein RecN, giving the protein MVWGVLEEMRIRSLGVIDDAVVELSPGFTAVTGETGAGKTMVVTSLGLLLGGRADPALVRIGAGSAVVEGRISVPAGAPAAVRAEEAGAELDEGVLLVSRTVSAEGRSRAHLGGRSVPVGLLAELADELVAVHGQTDQQGLLKPARQRGALDRYAGEAVSVPLAAYGEAYRRLRAVTAELDEITTRARERAQEADLLRFGLGEIEAVEPRAGEDVELAAEAERLGHAEALASAAALAHGALAGNPEDPEAVDATTLVAGAGRALEAVRSHDPALAGLADRMGEISILLSDVAQELAGYADDLDADPLRLAAVEERRAALTQLTRKYGEDITAVLAWAEESAGRLGELDGDDDRIEELTAERDRLRDELSVLAQALTDARTETAARFADAVTAELASLAMPHARVSFAIAQTEDEEGVEVGGRRVAYGPSGADEVELLLAPHPGAPPRPIAKGASGGELSRVMLAVEVVFAGVDPVPTYLFDEVDAGVGGKAAVEIGRRLAKLAKSAQVVVVTHLPQVAAFADRQLLVEKTNDGSVTRSGVTVLEGEERVRELSRMLAGQEDSETARAHAEELLATARADA; this is encoded by the coding sequence ATGGTCTGGGGCGTGCTGGAGGAGATGCGGATACGGTCGCTCGGGGTCATCGACGACGCGGTGGTCGAGCTGTCGCCCGGCTTCACCGCGGTGACCGGTGAGACCGGTGCGGGAAAGACCATGGTCGTGACCAGCCTGGGGCTGCTGCTCGGTGGACGTGCCGACCCGGCCCTGGTGCGGATCGGCGCGGGGTCGGCCGTCGTCGAGGGGCGGATCAGCGTGCCCGCGGGCGCGCCCGCCGCCGTACGCGCCGAGGAGGCCGGTGCCGAGCTCGACGAGGGCGTGCTGCTCGTCAGCCGCACCGTCTCGGCCGAGGGACGTTCGCGCGCCCACCTCGGCGGGCGCTCCGTGCCCGTCGGGCTGCTCGCGGAACTCGCCGACGAGCTCGTCGCCGTCCACGGCCAGACCGACCAGCAGGGACTGCTCAAGCCCGCCCGGCAGCGCGGTGCGCTCGACCGGTACGCGGGCGAGGCCGTCTCCGTGCCGCTGGCCGCCTACGGCGAGGCGTACCGGCGGCTGCGCGCCGTCACCGCCGAGCTGGACGAGATCACCACGCGCGCGCGTGAGCGGGCCCAGGAGGCCGATCTGCTGCGCTTCGGGCTCGGCGAGATCGAGGCCGTCGAGCCGCGCGCGGGCGAGGACGTCGAACTCGCCGCCGAGGCCGAGCGGCTCGGGCACGCCGAGGCCCTCGCCTCCGCCGCCGCGCTCGCGCACGGCGCGCTCGCGGGCAACCCCGAGGACCCCGAGGCCGTCGACGCGACCACCCTGGTCGCGGGTGCGGGCCGGGCCCTGGAGGCCGTACGGTCGCACGACCCGGCGCTGGCCGGGCTCGCCGACCGGATGGGCGAGATCTCCATCCTGCTGTCCGACGTGGCGCAGGAGCTGGCCGGATACGCCGACGACCTCGACGCCGACCCGCTGCGGCTCGCCGCCGTCGAGGAGCGGCGCGCCGCCCTCACTCAGCTGACCAGGAAGTACGGCGAGGACATCACCGCCGTCCTCGCCTGGGCGGAGGAGAGCGCCGGGCGGCTCGGCGAGCTCGACGGCGACGACGACCGGATCGAGGAGCTCACCGCCGAGCGGGACCGGCTGCGCGACGAGCTGTCGGTGCTCGCGCAGGCGCTCACCGACGCGCGCACGGAGACCGCCGCCCGGTTCGCCGACGCGGTCACCGCCGAGCTCGCCTCGCTGGCCATGCCGCACGCGCGCGTGTCCTTCGCCATCGCGCAGACCGAGGACGAGGAGGGCGTCGAGGTCGGCGGCCGCCGGGTCGCCTACGGCCCGTCCGGGGCCGACGAGGTCGAGCTGCTGCTCGCCCCGCACCCCGGAGCCCCGCCCCGGCCCATCGCCAAGGGCGCGTCCGGCGGTGAGCTCTCCCGCGTGATGCTCGCCGTGGAGGTCGTCTTCGCCGGGGTCGACCCGGTGCCGACGTACCTCTTCGACGAGGTCGACGCGGGCGTCGGCGGCAAGGCGGCCGTCGAGATCGGGCGCCGGCTCGCCAAGCTCGCCAAGTCCGCGCAGGTCGTCGTCGTCACCCACCTCCCGCAGGTCGCGGCCTTCGCCGACCGGCAGCTGCTCGTGGAGAAGACCAACGACGGCTCCGTCACCCGCTCCGGCGTGACCGTCCTGGAGGGCGAGGAGCGCGTCCGGGAGCTGTCCCGGATGCTCGCCGGCCAGGAGGACTCCGAGACGGCCAGGGCCCACGCGGAGGAGCTCCTCGCCACGGCCCGGGCGGACGCGTGA